The nucleotide window ACGTTGGTCGTCGGCTTGCTGCCGGGCTACACGTCGTGGGGCATTGCCGCACCGGTGATCTTCATCGCGATGCGTCTGTTGCAGGGTCTGGCCCTCGGCGGCGAGTACGGTGGTGCCGCCACGTATGTGGCCGAGCACGCACCGCATGGTCGTCGTGGCTTCTATACGTCGTGGATTCAGACGACGGCCACGCTCGGTCTGTTCCTCTCGCTGCTGGTGATTCTCGGCACGCGCATGGTGATGGGCGAAGAAGCGTTCGGTGAATGGGGCTGGCGCATTCCGTTCGTGCTGTCGATCGTGCTGCTGCTGATCTCGTTGTGGATTCGTCTGCAACTGAGCGAATCGCCGGCGTTCCAGCGCATGAAGGCTGAGGGCAAGGGCTCGAAGGCACCGCTCAAGGAATCGTTCGGTGAGTGGAAGAACCTGAAGATCGTGATTCTGGCGCTGGTCGGCTTGACCGCGGGTCAGGCAGTCGTGTGGTACACGGGCCAGTTCTACTCGCTGTTCTTCATGACACAGGTGCTCAAGGTCGACGGCAACACCGCCAACATCATGGTGGCGTTGGGTCTGTTGATCGGCAGCCCGTTCTTCGTGTTCTTCGGCGCGCTGTCGGACAAGATTGGCCGCAAGCCGATCATCATGGCCGGCTGCCTGCTCGCGGCACTGCTGTACTTCCCGATCTTCAAGGCACTGACGCACTACGCCAACCCGGCGCTGGAAGCGGCAACGGCCCGTTCGCCGATCACGGTGATCGCCGACCCGAACGAGTGCTCGTTCCAGTTCAACCCGGTGGGTACGTCGAAGTTCACCAGTTCGTGCGATATCGCGAAGAGCTATCTGTCGCGCGCAGGTTTGAACTATGAGAACCAGGCGGCACCGGCGGGCACGATGACGACGGTGAAGATTGGCGACAAGGTGATCCAGTCGGTGGACGGCAAGGCAGCGGACGCGAAGGACAAGACCAAGGCGTTCGAGACCGACATGTCGGCCACGCTCAAGGCGGATGGTTATCCGCCGAAGGCTGACCCGGCGCAGATGAACAAGCCGATGGTCGTGATCCTGCTGGCGATTCTGGTGATCTTCGTGACGATGGTGTACGGCCCGATTGCGGCGATGCTGGTCGAGATGTTCCCGACGCGCATTCGCTACACGTCGATGTCGCTGCCGTATCACATTGGTAACGGCTGGTTTGGCGGCTTCCTGCCGGCCACCGCGTTCGCCATCGTGGCGGCCAAGGGCAATATTTACTCCGGCCTGTGGTACCCGATCGTCATCGCGTTGATCACGTTCGTCATCGGCATGCTCTTCATCAAGGAGACGAAGGACGTCGACATCTACGCCAACGACTAAAGGTGTGACCTGCCAGACAGGTTGAATGGATCGTCAACGCCGGTGCCTTCGGGTACCGGCGTTGTCTTTTTGTGGGACGAGTGGCTGAGAGGGCTGACGGTTATTTTCATCTTCTCGCAAAAACCTGTTGACAGCCCAAGGTGGCCTTCATATAATCTTTTTCTACGGCGAATTAGCTCAGTTGGTTAGAGCGACGGAATCATAATCCGCAGGTCCGGGGTTCGAGTCCCTGATTCGCCACCAAATTGGAAAGCCCGCACTCTCACGAGTTGCGGGCTTTTTCATTTGCGTCGACAAAATGCGCGCGCAAGCAGAGCGCAAAGTCCGACAGCACAAATGCAAAAGCCCGGCTTTCGCCAGGCTTTTGCGTCCCATCGAGAGGGAAAACACTTTGGACTGCTTTTGCCTCAAGGGCAACGGTTGGATGCTAAGGGTTGCTGGGTAGGCTGCCAAAGATACGGGCTTAGCGTTGCCCGGACCTCACTTCGCAGCCCCTCACATCAGACCGCCCGTTCCCTCGTATCAATCAAAGTCGAACATCTCAAACAGCGACTTCTTCTTTCTGGGTTGATCGTAGTGGCGGCGGCGGTCGTCGTGGCCGTAGTGGGCGTCGCGGCGCTGTTCGCCGCTGTGGCCGAAGCCGTGTCCTTGGCTCTCCTTCCGATACTCCCGCTCGATGTGCTGGCCGCGCTCGTCGCTATCCCGACGCTCACCTCTGTCGCCGCGATCGCCATTGCGGGTCAGATGCGCCGGCATTGTCGCGCTCCCGTCCGTGCGCTCGATCAGCTTGTCCAGCTCGCCACGGTCCAGCCACACGCCCCGGCAGATCGGGCAGTAATCGATCTCCACTCCCTGACGCTCCGTCATCAACAGATCCGGGGTACTGCACACAGGACATTTCATCGTTTCGCTCCGTCACGTAAAAGACAACGTCCTCAATGTATCGGTCAGCACCTTCCGGAAAAACCTGCATTTCCATTCATCCCACTTCGGAAAAACCGAACTCGGCAATCGCTTCACCCAAACGAAAAGGCGGTGCCGATTTTCACCGGCACCGCCTTGTTCACTTCGCCTGATACCGCAGCGATCTGACGTCAATCGGACTTCGATATGAACGCCAGCCCTGCTGCGTGTCATGGGTCACGCGTTGCAGATCACTCCACCACGCGCGCCTTCTCCACGTCGCGCCGCGCTTTGGCACGACGCGTCAGCATGTTCAAACCTTCAACGAACGCTGAGAATGCCATGGCTGCGTAGATGTACCCCTTCGGTATGTGCGATCCCATGCCTTCGGCAATCAGCGTCATACCGATCACCAGCAGGAAGCCCAGTGCCAGCATGATCACGGTCGGGTTCGCTGCGATGAATCGCGAGAGCGGCCCAGCCATGAACAGCATCGCCGTCACCGCAGCAATCACCGCAATGAACATGATCGGGATGTGCTCCGTCATGCCCACCGCCGTCACGATACTGTCGATCGAGAACACCAGGTCCAGCACCAGAATCTGGATCACCGCCGCCTTCGCCGTGATCGTCACCACCGCGCCAGCCGCCGAGCCCGTTTCAGCGTGCGGCTCGTCGCCAGTGCCCGACGCCACGTGATGGTGCATCTCCTTGGTCGCCTTCCACACCAGGAAGAGACCGCCCGAAATCAGGATCAGGTCGCGCCACGAATACCCGTGATCGAACAACTCGAACAGCGGCGTGGTCAGCTTGGCAATCCAGGCCACCGTGCCCAGCAACGCCAGACGCATCACCAACGCCAACGCAATACCCATGCGCTGCGTCCTCGCGCGCATCGACAACGGCAATTTGTTGGTCAAGATCGAAATGAAGATCAGGTTGTCGATGCCAAGCACGACCTCCATCACCACCAGCGTAACGAGCGCCGCCCATACCGCCGGGTCAGCCGCCAAAGCAAGCAGATAGTCCATAAGTGCGCCAGAGTTTCCGTAGAGTTATCGAAATCGCGCCGCCAACCACCCTCGCCAGCCGCCTCGATCCCGTTTGTTGTCCCGCCAACAACGCATAACGCGGGTTCAGGTCAGCATCATCGTCGAACTCATGCTTCGTAAAAACCAGTTATATACTTCACCTTAGTTCGGTTTTTTCGAAGTTACCGCTTTATGTTGAACTACCGTCATCTTTACTATTTCTGGGTCGTCGTCAAGGAGGGGGGCTTCGCAAGGGCCGCCGAGCGCCTCGACATGGCCGTGCAGACGATCAGCGCACAAGTTCGCGAACTGGAAAAATCGCTGGGCCACCAGTTGCTCAAGCCACTCGGACGCGGCGTGGCCATGACAGACCCCGGCCAAGCCGCGTTCCGGCGCGCGGAAGAAATCTTCCGGCTCGGGCAGTCGATTCCCGACGAAGTCCGCGAAGCCGCCAGTGGCCGTGTCGCACGTCTGGCGGTCGGCCTCTCGGACGGTATTTCGAAACTCGCCGCCCACGCCCTGCTGGCGCCCGTGCTCGCCACCCCCTCGCTGCGGCTCGTCTGCCACGAAGGCGAGCACGAACAACTGCTCGCCGAACTCGCCCTGCACAAGCTCGATCTCGTACTCGCCAACCAGCCCGCCCCCTACAACCCCACGCTGCGGCTCGCCAGCGAGCGCCTTATCGAGTCACCCGTCGACTGGTACGGCCCGGCGTCGCTCGTGCGTAACGCCTCGCGCGAACACTTTCCGCAGTGCCTCACCGAACTCCCCGTGCTGATGCCGACCGGGCACTCGGCCCTGCGAGCACGTCTCGATCAATGGTTCGAAGCCCAAGCCATTCGTCCGAATATCGTCGGCGAATTCGAAGACAGCGCGTTGATGGCGGTCTTCGCCACGCGCGGCATGGGCGTGTTTCCGCTGAGCGAAGCCGGTGCCGGTGACGTGTCGGTACTGCGCGGCCTGCGTTGGCTCGGACGCCCGCAAGGCGTGCACGAAGAAATTCACGCGATTCGCTCACGGCGCGGCGAAGGTCATCCGCTCGTCCACCAGATCATGCAAGAAGCGGCCGCGCTCGCGGCGACGCCATCCGAGTCTGATATAACGACACGTAAGCCGACCACCGCATCGACGCCGACGCCGACGACAGCGGTTACTTCAGCTACGGCGAGCGCAATGCGTTCGACGCGTGACACCGCCGCCGAGCCGTTGACACCCGCAGCCTCTTCGAGGAAATCTCATGTCAAGCCGTAGCGAGCAGCGCAAG belongs to Pandoraea norimbergensis and includes:
- a CDS encoding TFIIB-type zinc ribbon-containing protein codes for the protein MKCPVCSTPDLLMTERQGVEIDYCPICRGVWLDRGELDKLIERTDGSATMPAHLTRNGDRGDRGERRDSDERGQHIEREYRKESQGHGFGHSGEQRRDAHYGHDDRRRHYDQPRKKKSLFEMFDFD
- a CDS encoding TerC family protein, with the translated sequence MDYLLALAADPAVWAALVTLVVMEVVLGIDNLIFISILTNKLPLSMRARTQRMGIALALVMRLALLGTVAWIAKLTTPLFELFDHGYSWRDLILISGGLFLVWKATKEMHHHVASGTGDEPHAETGSAAGAVVTITAKAAVIQILVLDLVFSIDSIVTAVGMTEHIPIMFIAVIAAVTAMLFMAGPLSRFIAANPTVIMLALGFLLVIGMTLIAEGMGSHIPKGYIYAAMAFSAFVEGLNMLTRRAKARRDVEKARVVE
- a CDS encoding MFS transporter: MATATTATTHAPMTKEERKVIFASSLGTVFEWYDFYLAGSLAAFISRHFFSGINPTAAFIFTLLSFAAGFAVRPFGAIVFGRIGDMVGRKYTFLVTITLMGLSTLVVGLLPGYTSWGIAAPVIFIAMRLLQGLALGGEYGGAATYVAEHAPHGRRGFYTSWIQTTATLGLFLSLLVILGTRMVMGEEAFGEWGWRIPFVLSIVLLLISLWIRLQLSESPAFQRMKAEGKGSKAPLKESFGEWKNLKIVILALVGLTAGQAVVWYTGQFYSLFFMTQVLKVDGNTANIMVALGLLIGSPFFVFFGALSDKIGRKPIIMAGCLLAALLYFPIFKALTHYANPALEAATARSPITVIADPNECSFQFNPVGTSKFTSSCDIAKSYLSRAGLNYENQAAPAGTMTTVKIGDKVIQSVDGKAADAKDKTKAFETDMSATLKADGYPPKADPAQMNKPMVVILLAILVIFVTMVYGPIAAMLVEMFPTRIRYTSMSLPYHIGNGWFGGFLPATAFAIVAAKGNIYSGLWYPIVIALITFVIGMLFIKETKDVDIYAND